One region of Bombyx mori chromosome 27, ASM3026992v2 genomic DNA includes:
- the LOC101742721 gene encoding uncharacterized protein LOC101742721 isoform X2: MNTTDWTACSGREGHRQNTRTVSLCSACPECASVDGSSRAVAFHDLSVVPEEGEQEPKSGGESPCTCEECQTEASKKPDDKNNTRTMNQRENNVKIRPIIDDNAHERVVDVLVHDAPAETPRFFQSVTTPPYQITAPPPPGFVVAPYQTPRFHTGGNVEDLLGDVQSTPTIQQTTFIQQNSVFMCNTRRITQKQCCCQRDPPPIAINGNPQPEIPKSYVTEKNIELTYDYPRTKPIQSSKNSGEDLTTTTEVASTVVFVERRIPVKPKKFDFLFRSRSAPVGENEEPIYATVNKLPKRLRRMELANLEKEVAYRAGEPDSSIRTDVTLKTDSESQLPPPDDDTSRSEREKSTAPQRAESPKAKKRKRFSLTFKKRERKRKEKKKKEGKNGNSKNGVPKNGGPMLGECDNERLIEGDAHDVSCASPTNKHKHCTRHRPRNTVSSSSSGPRFKRDSYQEITSHSEHERTNSLCSSVNSLGSACTHKSRKLSAPTNDTSIPWCGCWGAGCPPSTFKQRRHIQTIYIRRLLARI; this comes from the exons ATGAATACGACAGACTGGACAGCATGCTCAGGGAGAGAAGGTCATCGCCAGAACACTCGGAC CGTGTCGTTATGCAGCGCGTGTCCAGAATGTGCCAGTGTGGACGGTTCGTCGCGGGCGGTCGCCTTCCATGACCTGAGCGTGGTGCCTGAAGAAGGCGAACAGGAACCTAAG AGCGGCGGCGAGTCTCCGTGCACATGCGAAGAATGCCAAACAGAAGCCTCAAAGAAACCCGACGATAAGAACAATACAAGAACAATGAACCAACGCGAAAACAATGTGAAAATACGACCAATTATAGATGACAATGCACACGAGCGCGTAGTGGACGTTTTAGTACATGACGCACCGGCCGAAACACCTAGGTTCTTTCAATCGGTGACCACGCCCCCATACCAAATCACCGCACCACCACCGCCGGGCTTCGTCGTCGCTCCATACCAAACTCCCAGGTTCCACACCGGCGGAAACGTGGAAGACCTCCTCGGGGACGTCCAGTCGACCCCTACGATCCAGCAAACAACGTTTATACAGCAGAATTCCGTATTCATGTGCAACACAAGACGGATCACGCAAAAGCAGTGCTGCTGCCAAAGGGATCCCCCGCCTATCGCAATAAACGGCAACCCGCAGCCCGAGATACCGAAATCCTACGTGACCGAAAAGAATATCGAATTGACATATGATTATCCTAGAACGAAGCCAATACAGAGCTCGAAGAATTCAGGAGAGGATTTAACTACAACGACAGAAGTCGCAAGCACGGTTGTGTTTGTCGAAAGAAGGATCCCAGTTAAACCTAAGAAATTCGACTTTCTGTTCAGATCTCGATCAGCGCCGGTCGGTGAGAACGAGGAGCCGATATACGCGACCGTGAACAAGCTACCCAAAAGATTGCGTCGTATGGAGCTCGCTAATCTTGAGAAGGAAGTCGCGTATAGAGCAGGCGAACCGGACTCTTCGATAAGAACAGATGTTACACTGAAAACCGATTCAGAGTCGCAATTACCGCCGCCCGATGACGACACCAGTAGATCGGAGAGAGAAAAATCGACGGCACCTCAAAGGGCAGAGTCTCCGAAAGCAAAGAAACGTAAAAGGTTTTCGCTGACGTTCAAAAAGAGAGAACGaaaaagaaaagagaaaaagaagaaagaaggtAAGAATGGGAATTCAAAGAATGGCGTGCCCAAGAACGGAGGACCTATGCTGGGAGAGTGTGACAACGAGAGGCTGATCGAAGGAGATGCACATGACGTATCGTGTGCTTCGCCAACGAATAAACACAAACATTGCACTCGGCATAGACCTAGGAATACAGTATCGTCGTCCAGCTCTGGCCCGCGCTTCAAGCGGGATAGCTATCAG gaAATAACATCGCACTCTGAGCACGAGCGAACGAACAGCTTGTGTTCTTCGGTGAACTCGCTGGGGTCAGCGTGCACCCACAAATCGAGAAAATTATCCGCCCCAACCAACGACACCTCCATACCGTGGTGCGGCTGCTGGGGAGCCGGGT GTCCTCCAAGCACGTTCAAACAACGTCGTCACATCCAAACTATTTATATTCGTAGACTACTCGCACGCATCTAG
- the LOC101742721 gene encoding uncharacterized protein LOC101742721 isoform X1, with product MSGMTGASMLRTRRKDVNVKPNRKLDRKSSRGMLYENEELRLRTININAEVERGQSDIKKLKRENEQLKREISALRYEYDRLDSMLRERRSSPEHSDDSVSLCSACPECASVDGSSRAVAFHDLSVVPEEGEQEPKSGGESPCTCEECQTEASKKPDDKNNTRTMNQRENNVKIRPIIDDNAHERVVDVLVHDAPAETPRFFQSVTTPPYQITAPPPPGFVVAPYQTPRFHTGGNVEDLLGDVQSTPTIQQTTFIQQNSVFMCNTRRITQKQCCCQRDPPPIAINGNPQPEIPKSYVTEKNIELTYDYPRTKPIQSSKNSGEDLTTTTEVASTVVFVERRIPVKPKKFDFLFRSRSAPVGENEEPIYATVNKLPKRLRRMELANLEKEVAYRAGEPDSSIRTDVTLKTDSESQLPPPDDDTSRSEREKSTAPQRAESPKAKKRKRFSLTFKKRERKRKEKKKKEGKNGNSKNGVPKNGGPMLGECDNERLIEGDAHDVSCASPTNKHKHCTRHRPRNTVSSSSSGPRFKRDSYQEITSHSEHERTNSLCSSVNSLGSACTHKSRKLSAPTNDTSIPWCGCWGAGSSKHVQTTSSHPNYLYS from the exons ATGTCAGGGATGACAGGTGCCAGCATGCTTCGTACGCGCCGCAAGGATGTCAACGTCAAGCCGAATCggaa attGGACCGGAAATCGTCCCGGGGCATGCTATACGAGAACGAAGAACTCCGACTACGCACAATAAACATAAATGCTGAAGTTGAAAGAG GTCAGTCAGACATAAAGAAGTTAAAACGTGAAAACGAACAGCTGAAGAGGGAGATATCGGCCCTTCGTTATGAATACGACAGACTGGACAGCATGCTCAGGGAGAGAAGGTCATCGCCAGAACACTCGGAC GACAGCGTGTCGTTATGCAGCGCGTGTCCAGAATGTGCCAGTGTGGACGGTTCGTCGCGGGCGGTCGCCTTCCATGACCTGAGCGTGGTGCCTGAAGAAGGCGAACAGGAACCTAAG AGCGGCGGCGAGTCTCCGTGCACATGCGAAGAATGCCAAACAGAAGCCTCAAAGAAACCCGACGATAAGAACAATACAAGAACAATGAACCAACGCGAAAACAATGTGAAAATACGACCAATTATAGATGACAATGCACACGAGCGCGTAGTGGACGTTTTAGTACATGACGCACCGGCCGAAACACCTAGGTTCTTTCAATCGGTGACCACGCCCCCATACCAAATCACCGCACCACCACCGCCGGGCTTCGTCGTCGCTCCATACCAAACTCCCAGGTTCCACACCGGCGGAAACGTGGAAGACCTCCTCGGGGACGTCCAGTCGACCCCTACGATCCAGCAAACAACGTTTATACAGCAGAATTCCGTATTCATGTGCAACACAAGACGGATCACGCAAAAGCAGTGCTGCTGCCAAAGGGATCCCCCGCCTATCGCAATAAACGGCAACCCGCAGCCCGAGATACCGAAATCCTACGTGACCGAAAAGAATATCGAATTGACATATGATTATCCTAGAACGAAGCCAATACAGAGCTCGAAGAATTCAGGAGAGGATTTAACTACAACGACAGAAGTCGCAAGCACGGTTGTGTTTGTCGAAAGAAGGATCCCAGTTAAACCTAAGAAATTCGACTTTCTGTTCAGATCTCGATCAGCGCCGGTCGGTGAGAACGAGGAGCCGATATACGCGACCGTGAACAAGCTACCCAAAAGATTGCGTCGTATGGAGCTCGCTAATCTTGAGAAGGAAGTCGCGTATAGAGCAGGCGAACCGGACTCTTCGATAAGAACAGATGTTACACTGAAAACCGATTCAGAGTCGCAATTACCGCCGCCCGATGACGACACCAGTAGATCGGAGAGAGAAAAATCGACGGCACCTCAAAGGGCAGAGTCTCCGAAAGCAAAGAAACGTAAAAGGTTTTCGCTGACGTTCAAAAAGAGAGAACGaaaaagaaaagagaaaaagaagaaagaaggtAAGAATGGGAATTCAAAGAATGGCGTGCCCAAGAACGGAGGACCTATGCTGGGAGAGTGTGACAACGAGAGGCTGATCGAAGGAGATGCACATGACGTATCGTGTGCTTCGCCAACGAATAAACACAAACATTGCACTCGGCATAGACCTAGGAATACAGTATCGTCGTCCAGCTCTGGCCCGCGCTTCAAGCGGGATAGCTATCAG gaAATAACATCGCACTCTGAGCACGAGCGAACGAACAGCTTGTGTTCTTCGGTGAACTCGCTGGGGTCAGCGTGCACCCACAAATCGAGAAAATTATCCGCCCCAACCAACGACACCTCCATACCGTGGTGCGGCTGCTGGGGAGCCGG GTCCTCCAAGCACGTTCAAACAACGTCGTCACATCCAAACTATTTATATTCGTAG
- the LOC134201564 gene encoding uncharacterized protein K02A2.6-like encodes MYYTWRCRLTQWFIANDINVVKDPAGVKRRAILLSTLSESTYKLAADLVLPKEVQEVPYEDIVSALDNHFTPKSVGFGERHRFYAATQLPQETPSQWAARLRGLTAQCDFSNVEEALRDRFIMGMLPGVEKEKMYVQELAGLTFARAVELTESLRSARAAAAASAATEAVVTELYKIGKRSPTSVPQSAKVKCSVCGYSNHKAAECRFASYTCRKCNEKGHLRRMCKRVNYVVTEENDEGDDDDGKIYNIRSLRGEPLIEAVCVNGIRMNFEIDSGSAVTVMSVDTYNEHFKNIPLLSTNKKLLSYSGDVLGCAGRAQLLVEWRGRARQLDVYVVRDGGPPLLGRDFIAQFQLQLTPVYKCATTRDTLKLIQEQYPAVFSDKLGQFNKYKVNLRLKESAHPIFFKPRPVAFALREKVEKEINRLVGLGVLRPVEHSDYASPIVPVLKRDGSVRICADYSVTINKQLVVEQYPLPTVNELFSKLYGGQKFTKLDLSMAYGQFCLDEESQKLTCINTHKGIFAYTRLVFGLASGPSIFQRAMDTVLAGLDGTLCLLDDVLITGRNDSEHLERLHQVLQRLQDAGFVLQKSKCQFFQDEINYLGSTINKEGLRKSPDKVEAILKALGLVNYYRNFVPNASCILGPLYELLKKETKWRWSKLHNKAFNEIKKLLASDNVLAHFNHNATIILTVDASPNGLGAILSQLRPTPPRTPVCPWEYPPQPFYRVHLDFLGPLNGRMYLVLVDAYSKWLEVYEMASTTTSAVIERMYEYMSRYGLPHTLKRHSEQLFSCKTKHGATQPWDFDLSSSIAPTAASPAPESMSSPCEDRSGIELHTHDGESASEESRRTALSSACDYQPNRESPEPSHVTVTRGVRRPAQSEESEEGDLFFEAEEASLEPQIIRESRFPKRNRPKVNYRQFY; translated from the exons ATGTATTAC ACTTGGAGATGCAGACTCACACAGTGGTTCATCGCGAACGATATTAACGTGGTGAAAGATCCAGCAGGAGTCAAAAGACGGGCCATATTGCTTAGCACACTCAGCGAATCTACCTACAAACTGGCAGCTGATCTCGTGTTGCCTAAAGAAGTTCAAGAAGTACCATACGAAGATATAGTTAGTGCTTTGGACAACCATTTCACTCCAAAATCAGTGGGTTTTGGCGAGCGTCATCGTTTTTATGCCGCCACACAACTACCCCAGGAGACACCATCACAGTGGGCTGCGAGGTTACGAGGTCTCACTGCTCAATgtgacttcagcaatgtagaAGAGGCATTAAGAGATCGATTCATTATGGGTATGCTGCCGGGcgtggaaaaagaaaaaatgtacgTGCAGGAGCTGGCCGGGCTGACCTTCGCCAGGGCTGTGGAGCTGACCGAGAGCTTGCGCAGCGCCCGCGCGGCTGCTGCTGCAAGCGCTGCTACCGAGGCTGTCGTTACAGAGCTGTACAAAATAGGCAAACGTTCTCCGACTAGTGTACCTCAAAGTGCAAAAGTGAAGTGTTCCGTGTGTGGTTATTCGAATCACAAAGCCGCGGAGTGTCGTTTTGCGAGTTACACTTGTAGGAAGTGCAACGAAAAAGGGCATTTGCGTAGAATGTGCAAAAGAGTCAATTATGTTGTAACGGAGGAGAACGATGAAGGTGACGATGACGACGGTAAAATTTATAACATTCGATCTTTGCGAGGTGAACCATTAATCGAAGCCGTGTGTGTCAATGGTATCAGAATGAACTTTGAGATTGATAGTGGGTCAGCTGTTACCGTTATGTCCGTAGATACATATAacgaacattttaaaaacattcccttATTAAGCACAAATAAGAAGTTATTAAGTTACTCGGGTGACGTGTTAGGTTGCGCCGGTCGCGCTCAGTTGTTAGTGGAGTGGCGGGGTCGCGCGCGCCAGCTCGACGTGTACGTGGTGCGCGACGGTGGACCGCCTTTACTGGGCCGCGACTTCATCGCGCAATTTCAACTGCAGCTAACGCCCGTATATAAATGTGCCACTACCCGAGACACGTTGAAATTAATTCAGGAACAATATCCCGCTGTGTTCTCGGACAAGCTAGGTCAATTTAAcaaatataaagttaatttgAGATTAAAAGAAAGTGCTCatcctatattttttaaaccacgGCCGGTCGCATTTGCTCTGCGTGAAAAAGTAGAAAAAGAGATAAACCGTTTGGTGGGACTGGGAGTACTCCGACCAGTCGAACATTCCGACTACGCGTCACCAATAGTCCCGGTACTGAAACGTGACGGTTCGGTCCGTATCTGCGCGGACTACTCTGTTACTATAAACAAGCAGTTAGTTGTAGAACAGTATCCGTTGCCTACCGTAAACGAGTTGTTTTCTAAACTATACGGAGGCCAGAAATTTACTAAATTAGATTTGTCTATGGCCTACGGACAGTTTTGTCTGGATGAAGAATCCCAAAAATTAACTTGTATCAATACACATAAAGGGATCTTCGCGTATACGCGTTTGGTGTTCGGGTTAGCTAGTGGGCCATCAATTTTCCAGCGAGCTATGGATACAGTGCTAGCGGGCCTGGACGGCACGCTGTGTTTATTGGACGATGTGCTTATAACGGGTCGCAATGACTCTGAACATCTTGAGAGACTGCATCAGGTCCTACAACGGTTGCAAGACGCAGGATTTGTTTTACAGAAGTCTAAATGTCAGTTCTTCCAAGATGAGATTAATTATTTAGGGTCTACCATTAATAAAGAGGGGCTAAGGAAATCACCCGATAAAGTGGAAGCAATATTAAAGGCCTTAGGCttagttaattattatagaaattttGTACCGAATGCATCTTGTATTCTCGGGCCATTGtacgaacttttaaaaaaagaaacaaagtggCGTTGGTCTAAGTTACATAATAAGGCGTTTAATGAAATCAAGAAATTGTTAGCATCCGATAATGTATTGGCCCATTTTAATCATAATGCAACTATAATTCTAACTGTAGACGCGTCACCCAATGGATTGGGTGCTATCCTATCACAG CTACGACCGACTCCGCCGCGCACTCCGGTGTGCCCGTGGGAATACCCCCCGCAACCCTTTTACCGTGTACACCTAGACTTTCTAGGTCCGCTGAATGGTCGGATGTACCTCGTCCTAGTAGACGCGTACTCCAAGTGGCTTGAGGTCTACGAGATGGCTTCCACAACTACTAGTGCAGTCATTGAAAGAATGTATGAGTACATGTCCAGATACGGACTACCTCATACG TTGAAGAGGCACTCTGAGCAGCTCTTTTCGTGCAAAACTAAGCATGGTGCCACTCAACCCTGGGATTTTGACTTGAGCAGTTCGATTGCTCCAACCGCTGCTAGTCCGGCGCCGGAGTCGATGTCGTCGCCTTGTGAAGATAGAAGCGGCATCGAACTTCACACACACGACGGAGAGAGTGCGAGTGAGGAGAGCCGCCGTACAGCGCTCTCTAGTGCATGTGACTATCAGCCGAATCGGGAGTCGCCGGAACCGAGCCACGTGACTGTCACGCGAGGAGTGCGTCGACCCGCACAGTCTGAAGAGTCTGAAGAGGGAGATCTGTTCTTCGAGGCTGAGGAGGCGAGCTTGGAGCCTCaaattattagggagtccaggTTTCCTAAACGTAACCGTCCTAAAGTTAATTATAGACAGTTTTACTAA
- the LOC134201530 gene encoding uncharacterized protein LOC134201530, giving the protein MKTKPKGARAKNMDKLIEAVQARECLWDKSYRGHRNRFKLERYWNEVAAEVGTSSLNCRKRWKNLKDQCRKEMKKGPGESEWPHFQKLKFIHHQFLAEEEEGDEDTADEVFNSLDESMKRPKLGYTMRKKLLMNKRRTIDVDMNKLIELVQAREIIWNRQLKGHHNWYKLDECWKEVSQQLEVTRDEARLKWKYLRDQARKEVRKQDSEWEFLPKLQFLTNQFNDYEGNEIPEDHFNDSHDYEPDPGTSYYNIEPPPETAPDVSVKEDDFDEFDTKPVIMEADFYDDDDEAQKSTTGGEPREPAKDEDIGFFNSLLPHVKKLGPAKKLMLRMKIQELVYNTVYNEP; this is encoded by the exons ATGAAAACTAAACCCAAAGGCGCCCGTGCCAAAAACATGGATAAGCTCATTGAAGCCGTCCAAGCTAGGGAGTGCCTTTGGGATAAGAGTTACAGAGGCCACAGGAACCGATTCAAGTTGGAACGCTACTGGAATGAGGTGGCGGCTGAGGTGGGCACGTCAA GTTTGAACTGTCGCAAGCGCTGGAAGAATCTCAAAGACCAATGCCGGAAAGAAATGAAGAAGGGACCCGGGGAATCGGAGTGGCCGCATTTTCAGAAACTGAAATTTATTCACCACCAATTCCTGGCTGAAGAGGAGGAGGGCGATGAAGATACCGCCGACGAGGTGTTCAATTCTCTTGACGAGTCCATGAAGAGACCGAAACTAGGATACACGATGAGAAAGAAATTACTGATGAATAAGAGAAGAACGATAGACGTGGACATGAACAAGCTGATTGAGTTGGTCCAGGCCAGAGAAATAATATGGAACAGGCAGTTAAAGGGACACCATAATTGGTATAAGCTGGATGAGTGCTGGAAGGAGGTTTCACAGCAGCTGGAAGTGACGC GTGATGAAGCTAGATTAAAGTGGAAATACCTTCGAGATCAGGCCAGGAAGGAAGTCCGAAAACAAGACTCAGAGTGGGAATTCCTCCCGAAACTTCAATTCTTGACCAACCAGTTCAATGACTATGAAGGCAACGAGATCCCCGAAGATCATTTCAATGACTCCCACGATTATGAGCCCGATCCAGGGACCAGTTACTACAACATTGAACCACCACCGGAGACAGCTCCTGATGTGAGCGTCAAGGAAGATGATTTCGATGAATTTGACACGAAGCCTGTAATAATGGAGGCGGATTTCTACGATGATGACGACGAAGCCCAGAAAAGTACAACAGGAGGAGAGCCACGCGAACCAGCCAAAGATGAGGATATAGGATTTTTCAATAGCTTATTACCGCACGTCAAAAAACTAGGACCAGCAAAAAAGTTAATGCTGAGAATGAAGATTCAAGAACTAGTCTATAATACTGTTTACAATGAACCATAA
- the LOC119630672 gene encoding uncharacterized protein LOC119630672: MLFNVVPINKEASKALRYIIDITNKNLRALSTLGQPVQHWDTLIIHLMTSKLDQVTNRQWEEYRNSLCDSPTFSTFITFLNNRADLLETIEQTKLVKLQSDLSKNSNIKTKSLIVSENKLKPISCPMCKQSHFLFLCPEFRELSVQTRLEKVQQFGVCSNCLRVGHNSKICRLGPCKYCTVKHNTLLHVHNEPNSNSATIALSAEHSTENNKLLSNCNNTTSLAFSAKHTTDSRLTLLSTALVQVDDFKGNQYTARVLLDNGSTANFISKDLVKKLNLSTYKIKSKVMGINAKISNCDEACEISFTSKNQVFRASIQCFVLPKISLYIPQVYINTKAIPIPSDIRLADPNFNTPSSIDILLGAEVFWDVIGADRIHMGRNLPMLCDSKLGWLISGSIPQNSHPQQTCMLINSIHEDLTRFWELDSIATKHTLTADERACEQIFINTTSRNKNGRFVVNIPLKETPSVLGDSYTLAKRRFFSLENRLSRNENFKQQYVEFMKDYIKLGHMSENTNFKQSQLSNSSYFLPHHGVIRESSTTTKLRVVFDGSAKTSSGKSFNDIQIVGPILQNDLLSILLRFRQHKYVVCADIEKMYRQILVNDSHCNYQQIIWREHPTQALKTYTLNTVTYGMSSSPYLATRCLMQLAQEHPDPSIQYTIANDFYMDDYISGNATIDTTISQCQSVISAFQAAQFNLRKWKSNSTEITQALLSNHNPSDIINLSENELSKTLGLNWHCTADVFSFNINLYPIVKVTKRHILSTISQIFDPIGLVVPCIVKAKIIMQQLWIAKCSWDDPVPTDIHDLWTEFQTTLPLLNSLEIPRWITCDLPVKLQLHVFSDASEKAYGTCIYVRSITSTGDVHVHLLTAKSKIAPIKATTIPRLELCAALLGSRLHKKVCQSLTLNFQKSIFWCDSTIVLGWLSSAPNLLKPFVRHRISEIQDSAGGSWRYVPSSENPADLVSRGLSADRINKFSLWWSGPQFLLNCEENWPTFPQISHED; encoded by the coding sequence ATGCTTTTCAATGTAGTACCAATTAATAAGGAAGCAAGCAAAGCATTGCGTTACATCATTGATATTACGAATAAGAATCTTAGGGCTTTATCAACATTAGGTCAACCGGTTCAACACTGGGACACTCtcattattcatttaatgaCGAGTAAATTAGACCAAGTCACAAACCGTCAGTGGGAAGAGTATAGAAACTCATTATGTGATTCACCTACATTCTCTACATTCATCACATTTCTTAATAATAGAGCTGACTTATTGGAAACGATTGAACAGACAAAGTTGGTAAAATTACAGAGCGATTTATCGAAAAAcagtaacattaaaacaaaaagtttaattgtttctgaaaacaaattaaaaccaATTTCATGTCCTATGTGTAAGCAGTCACATTTCTTATTCCTTTGTCCAGAATTTAGAGAATTATCAGTTCAGACACGTTTGGAAAAAGTTCAACAGTTTGGAGTATGTAGCAATTGTCTTAGAGTAGGTCACAATTCAAAAATTTGTAGGTTAGGTCCTTGTAAATATTGTACTGTTAAACATAATACCTTGTTGCATGTTCATAATGAACCTAATTCAAATAGTGCAACCATTGCTCTCTCAGCGGAACATTCAACTGAAAATAATAAGTTATTGTCAAATTGTAACAATACAACCAGTCTTGCTTTCTCAGCTAAGCACACTACTGATAGTCGTCTAACATTACTGTCGACGGCCCTTGTTCAAGTGGATGATTTCAAGGGAAATCAGTACACCGCACGAGTGTTGTTGGATAATGGAAGTACAGCAAACTTCATATCCAAAGACTTAGTCAAAAAGCTAAATTTATccacttataaaataaaatcaaaagtaatGGGCATTAATGCAAAAATATCAAACTGCGACGAAGCATGTGAAATTTCATTTACATCAAAAAATCAAGTATTTAGAGCTAGCATACAATGTTTTGTACTACCtaaaatatcattatatatacCTCAAGTTTACATAAATACAAAGGCTATTCCTATACCTTCGGACATCCGTCTAGCCGACCCCAACTTCAATACTCCGTCTTCCATAGACATTCTTCTTGGAGCTGAAGTCTTTTGGGACGTCATAGGCGCGGATCGTATCCACATGGGTAGGAATTTGCCCATGTTATGTGATTCGAAATTAGGATGGTTAATTTCTGGGTCAATACCTCAGAATAGTCACCCACAACAAACATGTATGTTAATCAATAGCATACATGAAGATTTAACTCGATTCTGGGAGTTAGATTCTATTGCtacaaaacatacattaacagcAGATGAAAGAGCTTGTGAACAAATATTTATCAATACTACATCCCGTAACAAAAACGGACGTTTTGTAGTCAACATTCCTTTAAAGGAAACGCCTAGTGTACTAGGTGATTCTTATACATTAGCTAAACGTCGATTTTTTTCCTTAGAAAATCGTTTAAGCAGAAACGAAAACTTCAAACAACAATATGTAGAATTCATGAaagattacattaaattaggACACATGTCAGAAAATACCAATTTCAAGCAATCTCAACTGTCGAACTCCTCTTATTTTTTACCACATCATGGTGTAATACGAGAATCAAGCACTACTACGAAATTAAGAGTAGTTTTTGACGGTTCCGCTAAGACATCATCAGGTAAATCATTTAATGACATCCAAATAGTAGGGCCCATTCTTCAAAATGATTTACTGTCAATTTTGCTTAGATTTAGACAACACAAATATGTAGTATGTGCAGATATAGAAAAGATGTATCGTCAAATACTCGTTAATGATTCACACTGTAATTATCAACAGATAATTTGGAGAGAACATCCTACACAGGCTCTCAAAACATACACATTAAATACAGTTACTTATGGAATGTCTTCATCACCATATCTAGCTACTAGATGTCTCATGCAGTTAGCTCAGGAGCATCCTGATCCATCTATTCAGTATACTATAGCAAATGACTTTTACATGGATGATTACATATCAGGAAATGCTACTATTGATACAACAATTAGTCAATGTCAAAGTGTAATTTCTGCTTTTCAAGCTGCTCAATTCAACCTTAGGAAATGGAAATCAAATTCAACAGAAATTACACAAGCTTTATTAAGTAATCATAATCCATCTGACATCATTAACCTAAGTGAGAATGAGTTATCAAAAACGTTAGGTTTAAATTGGCATTGTACTGCTGATGTATTTTCTTTCAACATTAATTTATACCCCATTGTTAAGGTGACCAAACGTCATATTTTGTCAACAATTTCTCAGATCTTTGATCCTATTGGTCTCGTGGTACCATGTATTGTGAAAGCAAAGATCATAATGCAACAATTGTGGATCGCAAAATGTTCTTGGGATGACCCAGTCCCAACAGACATCCATGATCTCTGGACTGAATTTCAAACAACATTACCTCTTTTAAACAGTTTAGAGATTCCCCGATGGATAACTTGTGATTTACCAGTCAAATTACAATTGCATGTCTTCTCAGATGCATCAGAGAAAGCATATGGTACATGCATCTATGTTCGTTCCATCACTTCTACGGGTGATGTGCATGTTCATCTTTTAACTGCTAAAAGCAAGATAGCCCCGATAAAGGCTACCACTATCCCACGGTTAGAACTATGCGCAGCTCTGTTAGGATCTCGCTTACATAAAAAAGTATGTCAATCCCttacattaaattttcaaaaatctaTCTTTTGGTGTGACTCAACTATTGTTTTGGGTTGGCTATCCTCGGCACCAAATTTACTAAAACCATTTGTTAGGCATCGTATTTCTGAAATACAAGATAGTGCAGGTGGATCATGGAGATATGTTCCGTCTTCAGAAAATCCCGCAGATCTCGTCTCACGAGGATTGAGTGCTGACAGAATCAATAAGTTCTCACTATGGTGGTCAGGGCCTCAATTCTTGTTAAATTGTGAAGAGAATTGGCCAACATTTCCTCAAATATCTCACGAGGATTGA